A region from the Algoriphagus machipongonensis genome encodes:
- a CDS encoding MOSC domain-containing protein — MKIISTNIAKPTTFLWNGKEESTGIYKKPTDKPIFLTKNDVLSDEVSNRLNHGGYYKACYTFSAEQYPYWKNLYPNLDWSWGMFGENLTLAGFDEREVYHGAIYKLGETVVQISQYREPCYKFGHKFGTQKVLKQFIQHGFGGTYLSILEEGYVAPGDEFELIDLPEERLTVAELFHLIHAKEKNQEHLKIAAKSKALPPKKRILLTAMLE; from the coding sequence ATGAAAATCATTTCTACTAATATTGCTAAGCCCACAACTTTTCTTTGGAACGGAAAAGAGGAAAGTACTGGGATCTATAAAAAACCAACAGACAAACCGATTTTTTTAACCAAAAATGATGTGCTCAGCGATGAGGTATCCAATAGGCTTAATCATGGGGGGTATTACAAAGCCTGCTATACCTTTTCAGCGGAGCAATACCCCTATTGGAAAAACCTATATCCTAACTTAGATTGGTCTTGGGGCATGTTTGGTGAAAACTTGACACTCGCTGGATTTGATGAGCGGGAAGTTTATCATGGTGCGATTTACAAGTTGGGAGAAACAGTGGTTCAAATTTCACAATACAGAGAACCCTGTTACAAATTTGGGCATAAGTTTGGCACTCAAAAAGTGCTCAAACAATTTATCCAACATGGCTTCGGTGGAACTTACCTTAGCATATTGGAGGAAGGATATGTGGCTCCGGGTGACGAATTTGAACTTATAGATCTGCCTGAGGAAAGACTTACGGTAGCCGAACTATTCCATCTGATTCATGCCAAGGAAAAGAATCAAGAACATTTGAAAATTGCGGCCAAAAGCAAAGCTCTCCCTCCAAAAAAAAGAATTTTATTGACTGCCATGCTTGAGTAG